A window of Aeromicrobium sp. A1-2 contains these coding sequences:
- a CDS encoding DUF3592 domain-containing protein, with protein sequence MSLSFVPVVLLVGGVVLLAWAVRRRQALKLLPHDWVRVTGTVLDVGGSRRVEYAGQGGRRLRLQVPPGVEVPDGEVDVLLDPHDSSRARLASVDRAAADLVRTLFVTGAVALVLGALAAVAFV encoded by the coding sequence GTGTCCCTCTCCTTCGTCCCGGTCGTCCTCCTGGTCGGCGGTGTGGTCCTGCTTGCGTGGGCCGTGCGTCGTCGGCAGGCACTGAAGCTCCTGCCGCACGACTGGGTCCGCGTCACCGGCACGGTGCTCGATGTCGGCGGCTCACGGCGGGTCGAGTACGCCGGGCAGGGCGGCCGGCGCCTTCGGTTGCAGGTGCCCCCGGGAGTCGAGGTGCCAGATGGTGAGGTCGATGTCCTGCTCGATCCCCACGACTCGTCGCGCGCCCGCCTGGCTTCGGTCGACCGGGCGGCGGCGGACCTCGTGCGCACGTTGTTCGTGACCGGCGCAGTCGCACTCGTGCTGGGCGCGCTCGCGGCGGTGGCGTTCGTCTGA